A portion of the Candidatus Dadabacteria bacterium genome contains these proteins:
- the rpe gene encoding ribulose-phosphate 3-epimerase — protein MSIIAPSILAADFTNLGEQVRVAADGGADWIHVDVMDGRFVPNISIGVPVVASLSKTGYCPPMDVHLMIENPENMIDAFAQAGGDRINGITVQIESCEDAPPVLSHIRSLGLKAGLAFNPSTPVSRIGGMIQYADILLVMSVEPGFSGQSFIESSLGKIRELRGVLGPPSDGAPIIEVDGGITLENAGAVFSAGADALVSGSGIFGKPDISAAVRKMKSLAGGRAQ, from the coding sequence ATGAGCATTATCGCCCCCTCAATTCTCGCCGCCGACTTCACAAATCTCGGAGAGCAGGTTCGCGTTGCGGCGGACGGAGGGGCGGACTGGATACATGTGGATGTTATGGACGGGCGTTTTGTTCCCAATATAAGCATAGGAGTTCCGGTTGTGGCGTCCCTTTCAAAGACCGGCTACTGCCCGCCGATGGATGTTCACCTTATGATAGAGAATCCCGAAAACATGATAGACGCATTCGCGCAGGCGGGCGGAGACCGGATAAACGGCATCACCGTTCAGATTGAGTCGTGCGAAGACGCGCCGCCGGTTCTCTCTCACATACGTTCCCTCGGCCTCAAAGCGGGTCTGGCTTTCAACCCTTCAACGCCCGTCTCCCGCATTGGCGGCATGATTCAATATGCGGATATTCTTCTTGTGATGTCGGTTGAGCCGGGGTTCTCAGGGCAGAGTTTCATAGAGTCGTCTCTCGGAAAGATAAGGGAGTTGCGCGGCGTATTGGGCCCGCCTTCTGACGGCGCGCCAATCATTGAGGTGGACGGCGGCATAACTCTTGAAAATGCCGGGGCGGTTTTCAGCGCCGGCGCGGACGCCCTTGTGAGCGGCTCCGGCATATTCGGCAAGCCCGACATAAGCGCGGCGGTCCGGAAAATGAAATCACTTGCGGGCGGTCGGGCGCAATGA
- a CDS encoding CDGSH iron-sulfur domain-containing protein, whose product MSEKTTIQILQNGPIIVSGDFELTGAPGAKVEGGEKLALCRCGASQTKPFCDGTHKKIGFVDGSGE is encoded by the coding sequence ATGAGCGAAAAAACAACCATACAGATTCTTCAAAACGGCCCCATCATTGTTTCGGGCGATTTTGAGTTGACCGGCGCTCCGGGCGCAAAAGTTGAAGGCGGGGAAAAATTGGCGCTGTGCAGATGCGGCGCTTCACAGACAAAGCCGTTTTGTGACGGAACTCATAAGAAAATAGGTTTCGTTGACGGCTCCGGAGAGTAA
- a CDS encoding thioredoxin family protein, producing the protein MVLTPSSMIPLGMKAPDFDLADVVSGENRKLENFRSDVATVVMFICNHCPYVKHIQHELVSLAREYTERGVSFVAINSNDVENYPDDSPEKMLEDANRLGYPFPYLFDETQETAKAYDATCTPDFFVFDSDFRCVYRGQLDDSRPENGKPVTGKDLRAALDAIARGQSPSENQIPSMGCNIKWK; encoded by the coding sequence ATGGTTCTTACACCGTCAAGTATGATTCCGCTGGGAATGAAAGCGCCCGACTTTGATCTTGCGGACGTGGTCAGCGGGGAAAACAGGAAACTTGAAAATTTCCGCTCCGATGTGGCAACCGTGGTGATGTTTATATGCAACCACTGCCCCTATGTGAAGCACATTCAGCATGAACTGGTGTCTCTCGCGCGCGAATATACGGAGCGCGGGGTCAGTTTTGTCGCCATCAACTCAAACGATGTTGAGAACTATCCCGATGACTCGCCCGAAAAGATGCTTGAAGACGCAAACCGGCTCGGCTATCCGTTTCCCTACCTTTTTGACGAGACTCAAGAAACGGCAAAGGCGTATGACGCGACATGCACGCCGGACTTCTTTGTTTTTGACTCTGATTTCCGGTGCGTTTACAGAGGCCAACTTGACGATTCAAGGCCCGAAAACGGCAAGCCTGTTACGGGGAAAGACCTCCGCGCGGCGCTTGATGCAATAGCGCGCGGGCAGTCTCCCTCAGAAAACCAGATTCCAAGCATGGGATGCAATATCAAGTGGAAGTAA
- a CDS encoding glutamine--tRNA ligase/YqeY domain fusion protein: MSGGKKRDFIREIIAGDLSAGKNGGRVVTRFPPEPNGRLHIGHAKSICLNFSVAAENSGICKLRFDDTNPGKESGEFVESIKEDVKWLGFDWEDRLRFASDYFDKLFECASYLTFGELAYVDDQSPDEIRRLRGTLTEPGSDSPFRDRSRWENLDLLKQMKDGKFDEGEKVLRAKIDMAAGNINMRDPVIYRILKTPHHRTGEKWNIYPTYDFAHPLSDAIEGVTHSLCTLEFEDHRPLYDWFVEKLSHRLGSSRPRQIEFSRLDISHTVMSKRLLSELVEDGAVSGWDDPRMPTISGMRRRGYPPEAIRDFCDKAGVTKQKSTIELELLEHTVRERLNKTAERRMAVLDPLKLVITNYPPGSEEMLPAVNNPEDPSAGSRDVPFSGVLYIERDDFMENPPKKFHRLSPGTEVRLRYAYFITCEEVVKNGDGSVRELRCRYDPQTRGGNAPDGRKPRGTIHWVSAGHAARAEVRLYDRLFEEKNPAASGGPLKELTNPASLEILKDVPVEPSLVDSHPGAIFQFERKGYFAADEDSSGMRPVFNRTATLRDSWKK, translated from the coding sequence GTGAGCGGCGGCAAAAAGAGAGATTTTATAAGGGAGATTATCGCCGGGGATTTAAGCGCCGGAAAAAACGGCGGGCGGGTGGTCACCCGTTTCCCCCCCGAACCCAACGGACGCCTGCACATCGGGCACGCCAAATCCATCTGCCTGAATTTTTCCGTGGCGGCGGAAAATTCCGGAATCTGCAAACTGCGGTTTGACGACACTAATCCCGGAAAGGAGAGCGGCGAATTTGTTGAGTCAATCAAGGAGGATGTCAAGTGGCTTGGCTTTGACTGGGAAGACCGGCTGCGTTTCGCCTCCGATTACTTTGACAAACTTTTTGAATGCGCCTCTTATCTCACGTTTGGAGAACTCGCGTATGTGGATGACCAGAGCCCCGATGAGATTCGCCGCCTTCGCGGCACTCTGACCGAGCCCGGAAGCGACAGCCCGTTCAGAGACAGGTCGCGGTGGGAAAACCTTGACCTTTTGAAACAAATGAAGGACGGCAAGTTTGATGAGGGGGAAAAGGTGTTGCGGGCGAAAATTGACATGGCGGCAGGCAATATCAACATGCGCGACCCGGTGATATACCGCATACTGAAAACCCCTCACCACAGAACCGGCGAAAAATGGAACATCTATCCCACTTACGATTTCGCCCACCCGCTTTCGGACGCGATTGAGGGCGTAACACACTCGCTCTGCACCCTTGAGTTTGAAGACCACAGGCCCCTTTACGACTGGTTTGTTGAAAAACTCTCCCATCGGCTCGGTAGTAGCAGACCGCGCCAGATAGAGTTTTCCCGTCTGGACATCAGCCACACGGTGATGAGCAAGCGGCTGCTGTCCGAACTGGTTGAGGATGGCGCGGTAAGCGGCTGGGATGACCCGCGCATGCCCACGATATCGGGAATGAGGAGGCGCGGATACCCGCCGGAAGCCATAAGGGATTTCTGTGACAAGGCGGGCGTTACAAAGCAGAAAAGCACGATTGAACTGGAACTGCTTGAGCACACCGTCAGGGAGCGCCTGAACAAAACCGCAGAAAGAAGAATGGCCGTGCTTGACCCGCTGAAACTTGTCATAACGAACTATCCGCCCGGCTCAGAAGAGATGCTGCCCGCCGTGAACAATCCTGAAGACCCGTCTGCGGGAAGCAGAGATGTGCCGTTTTCCGGCGTCCTTTACATAGAGCGGGATGACTTTATGGAAAACCCGCCCAAAAAGTTTCACCGCCTCTCTCCGGGAACAGAAGTGCGGCTCAGATACGCATACTTCATCACTTGCGAGGAGGTCGTCAAAAACGGGGACGGCAGTGTAAGGGAGTTGCGCTGCCGGTATGACCCGCAGACACGCGGAGGAAACGCCCCGGACGGGCGCAAGCCCCGCGGCACCATACACTGGGTCAGCGCCGGGCATGCGGCGCGCGCCGAAGTGCGGCTTTACGACAGGCTGTTTGAAGAAAAAAACCCCGCCGCCTCAGGCGGGCCGCTGAAGGAGTTGACAAACCCCGCCTCCCTTGAAATTCTGAAAGATGTTCCGGTTGAGCCGTCTCTTGTCGATTCGCACCCCGGCGCAATTTTTCAATTTGAGAGAAAGGGTTATTTTGCCGCCGATGAGGATTCAAGCGGCATGCGGCCGGTGTTTAACAGAACCGCAACTTTGAGGGATTCGTGGAAGAAGTAA
- a CDS encoding branched-chain amino acid transaminase, giving the protein MSHSSSETGRKSADTPGLIWFNGSLVPWEQANVHILTHTLHYGIGVFEGIRAYRGAGGKTAVLKLGAHIDRLFMSAHIAGIKIPYGKDEIREAVFSVLEKNSLKEAYIRPIAFLGHGSMGLLPVDNPVRVAVAAWVWGAYLGDDGIKNGIRTKISSFTRMHVNSFMTKAKICGNYVNSVLAKQEAISTGFDEALLLDAEGYVAEGSGENIFIARGGALKTPPLTSALEGITRACVIEIARDRGIPVEQQRFTRDELYTADEVFLTGTAAEITPVREVDNRMIGDGKPGEVTKGLQETFFEITRAENGKYGEWLETA; this is encoded by the coding sequence ATGAGTCATTCTTCATCAGAAACAGGCCGTAAAAGCGCGGACACGCCCGGACTTATATGGTTCAACGGCTCTCTTGTTCCGTGGGAGCAGGCAAATGTTCATATACTCACCCACACCCTTCACTACGGGATAGGGGTCTTTGAAGGCATCAGGGCCTACAGGGGCGCGGGCGGCAAAACCGCCGTTCTGAAATTGGGCGCGCACATAGACCGGCTTTTTATGTCCGCCCACATCGCGGGCATTAAAATCCCCTACGGCAAAGACGAGATACGCGAAGCGGTTTTTTCCGTTCTGGAGAAGAACAGTCTCAAGGAAGCGTACATAAGGCCCATCGCTTTTCTCGGACATGGCTCAATGGGGCTGTTGCCCGTGGACAACCCTGTCCGCGTCGCCGTTGCCGCATGGGTCTGGGGTGCCTATCTGGGTGATGACGGCATTAAAAACGGCATCAGAACGAAAATCTCATCCTTTACCAGAATGCACGTCAACTCCTTCATGACAAAAGCCAAGATATGCGGCAACTATGTGAACTCCGTGCTTGCAAAGCAGGAGGCAATATCAACCGGCTTTGATGAGGCGTTGCTTCTTGACGCGGAAGGCTATGTGGCCGAGGGGAGCGGTGAGAACATTTTCATAGCGCGCGGCGGAGCGCTTAAAACCCCTCCGCTGACCTCCGCTCTTGAGGGCATAACAAGGGCGTGTGTGATTGAGATTGCGCGGGACAGGGGAATACCGGTTGAGCAGCAGCGCTTTACCAGAGATGAGCTTTATACGGCGGACGAGGTTTTTCTGACCGGCACTGCGGCGGAGATAACCCCCGTGCGTGAGGTGGACAACAGGATGATAGGGGACGGCAAGCCCGGAGAGGTGACAAAGGGTCTTCAGGAAACCTTTTTTGAGATAACGAGAGCCGAGAACGGAAAATATGGGGAATGGCTTGAGACCGCCTGA